One part of the Phycisphaeraceae bacterium genome encodes these proteins:
- a CDS encoding sugar ABC transporter ATP-binding protein: MSDLLVVRNITKRFGPTVALDDVSASFRAGEVHALMGENGAGKSTLGKVIAGLHRPDDGTVMIGGRSLRPGSIDEAFRAGVRIVHQELAQCPNLSVAENLCLHDLPTGRLGLVDRRAMNARAERLLLRLEPAIDVEAPLGSLPPGHRQIVQIASSLDDRTGGPAAGGGDGKTAESARVIVFDEPTSSLAIAEVDRLLKIVRQLAREGITILYVSHRMAEIFEVCDRVTVLRDGRYVATSDVGSLDEATLVEQMIGRRIEMPVRRGGADSGADPDRAAGRAMLGPAADGHTPGQSPPLLEVRRIQSRGKLHGVSLDVRAGEIVGVGGLVGAGRSELLDAVFGLDHAARGTVRVAGQEIDLASPRSAIRAGVGYVPEDRKLQGLFFELGADENITMPVMGRLAHALGFRSLSAERVHVADRLEALRVKAASPRSRPGELSGGNQQKLLIARWMGKGTRVLLLDEPTRGIDVGTKIEIYRLVRQAAEEGAAILLVSSEMPELLALSDRIVVLCDGRLTGELRGEDMTQANILRLATMEQPRGTAAR; the protein is encoded by the coding sequence ATGAGCGATCTGCTGGTGGTGCGCAACATCACGAAGCGGTTCGGGCCCACGGTGGCGCTCGACGATGTCTCCGCGTCGTTCCGCGCCGGCGAGGTCCACGCGCTCATGGGAGAGAACGGCGCGGGCAAGAGCACGCTCGGGAAGGTGATCGCCGGGCTGCACCGGCCCGATGACGGGACGGTGATGATCGGCGGGCGGTCGCTGCGGCCGGGGTCGATCGACGAGGCGTTCCGCGCCGGCGTCCGGATCGTGCACCAGGAACTGGCGCAGTGCCCGAACCTGAGCGTAGCGGAGAACCTGTGCCTGCACGACTTGCCCACGGGCCGGCTGGGGCTGGTGGACCGGCGCGCGATGAACGCGCGGGCGGAGCGGCTGCTGCTGCGGCTGGAGCCGGCAATCGACGTCGAGGCTCCGCTGGGATCGCTGCCGCCGGGTCACCGGCAGATCGTTCAGATCGCCAGTTCCCTGGATGACCGGACCGGGGGCCCCGCGGCCGGCGGGGGTGATGGGAAGACGGCCGAGAGCGCGCGGGTGATCGTCTTTGACGAACCGACCAGTTCGCTGGCAATCGCCGAGGTGGATCGGCTGCTGAAGATTGTCCGCCAACTGGCCAGGGAGGGGATCACGATCCTGTATGTCTCGCACCGGATGGCGGAGATCTTTGAGGTCTGCGACCGCGTGACGGTGCTCCGCGACGGGCGGTACGTGGCGACCAGCGATGTGGGCTCGCTGGACGAGGCGACGCTGGTCGAGCAGATGATCGGCCGGCGCATCGAAATGCCGGTGCGGAGGGGCGGCGCGGATTCGGGTGCGGATCCGGATCGGGCCGCCGGCCGTGCGATGCTGGGGCCGGCCGCCGATGGTCACACGCCGGGCCAGTCGCCGCCGTTGCTGGAAGTTCGGCGGATCCAGTCCCGGGGCAAACTGCACGGGGTGTCACTGGACGTCCGGGCGGGGGAGATTGTCGGGGTCGGCGGGCTGGTGGGGGCGGGGCGCAGCGAGTTGCTGGACGCGGTCTTCGGGCTGGACCACGCGGCGAGGGGGACGGTGCGGGTCGCCGGGCAGGAGATCGATCTGGCGTCGCCCAGGTCGGCGATCCGGGCGGGTGTCGGGTATGTCCCGGAGGATCGGAAGCTCCAGGGGCTGTTCTTCGAGCTGGGGGCGGATGAGAACATCACCATGCCGGTGATGGGGCGACTCGCCCATGCGCTGGGATTCCGCAGCCTGAGCGCCGAGCGGGTCCACGTGGCCGATCGGCTGGAGGCGCTCCGTGTGAAGGCGGCGTCACCCAGGAGCCGGCCGGGCGAACTCAGCGGTGGGAACCAGCAGAAGCTCCTCATCGCCCGCTGGATGGGCAAGGGGACGCGGGTGCTGCTGCTGGATGAGCCGACGCGCGGGATCGACGTCGGGACCAAGATCGAGATCTACAGGCTGGTGCGGCAGGCAGCGGAGGAGGGGGCGGCCATTCTGCTCGTGTCGAGCGAGATGCCTGAACTCCTTGCCTTGTCAGACCGCATTGTTGTCCTGTGCGATGGTCGGCTGACCGGCGAACTCCGGGGGGAGGACATGACGCAGGCCAACATCCTCCGCCTGGCGACGATGGAGCAGCCGCGTGGGACCGCTGCGCGGTGA
- a CDS encoding substrate-binding domain-containing protein, producing MTRTLWRGGLAAGLAAVAAAAFVAMGAMAAQPGSAPKKKTYVLGLIAKSQSNPVFLAARTGAEDAARELGEKMGVTIKIDWQTPVSEDGQKQAEKLEQLVASGVDGVAISCSDANIATMAIDAAVDKGVPVVCFDSDAPRSKRFAYYGTDDEACGRQVAAELAKAMGGKGVVAILAGNQNAPNLQARVKGVKEGMAKFPDIKVLDTYYHGETAQDAVAKIEQVQGANPQITGWAFVGGWPLYTENALDKVRGKAKVVSVDALPQCLAYVKSGDVEVLLGQKVYEWGYESVELLMDKIANKKEPSSPIVKADLVPVTAANADEYGKNWDKWLGKKK from the coding sequence ATGACACGGACATTGTGGCGAGGCGGGCTGGCGGCGGGGCTTGCGGCGGTGGCGGCGGCGGCGTTCGTGGCGATGGGCGCCATGGCGGCCCAGCCGGGCAGCGCTCCGAAGAAAAAGACCTACGTGCTCGGCCTGATCGCCAAGAGCCAGAGCAACCCGGTGTTCCTCGCCGCCAGAACGGGCGCCGAAGACGCGGCCCGGGAGTTGGGCGAGAAGATGGGAGTCACGATCAAGATCGACTGGCAGACGCCCGTGAGCGAAGACGGCCAGAAGCAGGCCGAGAAGCTGGAGCAACTGGTGGCGTCCGGGGTCGATGGGGTGGCGATCTCCTGCTCGGATGCGAACATCGCGACGATGGCCATCGACGCGGCGGTCGACAAGGGGGTGCCCGTGGTGTGCTTCGACAGCGATGCGCCGCGGAGCAAGCGTTTCGCCTACTACGGCACGGACGATGAGGCATGCGGCCGGCAGGTGGCCGCGGAACTCGCGAAGGCGATGGGCGGCAAGGGGGTGGTGGCGATCCTCGCGGGGAACCAGAATGCGCCGAACCTTCAGGCCCGCGTAAAGGGCGTGAAGGAGGGGATGGCGAAGTTCCCGGATATCAAGGTGCTGGACACCTACTACCACGGGGAGACGGCGCAGGACGCGGTGGCGAAGATCGAGCAGGTGCAGGGGGCCAACCCGCAGATCACCGGGTGGGCGTTCGTCGGCGGCTGGCCGCTGTACACGGAGAACGCGCTGGACAAGGTGCGTGGCAAGGCGAAGGTGGTCAGCGTCGATGCGCTCCCGCAGTGCTTGGCGTACGTCAAGAGCGGCGACGTCGAGGTGTTGCTGGGGCAGAAGGTGTACGAGTGGGGGTACGAATCGGTCGAGCTGCTGATGGACAAGATCGCGAACAAGAAGGAGCCGTCGAGCCCGATCGTCAAGGCCGACCTGGTGCCCGTGACGGCCGCGAACGCCGACGAATACGGCAAGAACTGGGACAAGTGGCTGGGCAAGAAGAAGTAA
- a CDS encoding ABC transporter permease produces the protein MANRAIDSAGGNGRGFFRVVLGAQEFGLVVVIALMVLGLTFTSGSIERRDRETGETYQVNKFLNKDNLVGIAKDSSFIAVMAVGMAGVIIMGGIDLSVGSMYALAAVVGATVLKWLESSGGGGGGGGPGVSGWVAIPLGVAVCCGAGALCGVVNGLATVGLRVHPFIITLGGMAVYRGIAFVLTKGQSISEFPISYTTHGFKATLWGVNPVPMLVMVVVALCGAAVLTRTTFGRWTFAIGGNETAAKYAGVSVGAVKVALFTICGALAGLSAAMLLGYYGTAASNAGTGYELSVIAAAVVGGASLSGGRGSAIGAMLGALVIQLIDNGIVVLGIDSNYTNIVIGMAIVLAVVVDQTKHRLSGGR, from the coding sequence GTGGCGAACCGAGCGATCGACAGCGCGGGCGGCAACGGCCGGGGTTTCTTCAGGGTGGTGCTCGGCGCGCAGGAGTTCGGCCTCGTCGTCGTCATCGCCCTCATGGTGCTGGGGTTGACGTTCACGTCCGGGAGCATTGAGCGGCGTGACCGCGAGACCGGTGAGACCTATCAGGTCAACAAGTTCCTGAACAAGGACAACCTGGTCGGCATCGCCAAGGACTCGAGTTTCATCGCGGTCATGGCCGTGGGGATGGCCGGCGTCATCATCATGGGTGGCATCGACTTGTCCGTGGGCTCGATGTACGCGCTGGCCGCGGTGGTCGGGGCCACGGTCCTCAAGTGGCTGGAATCGTCGGGCGGGGGCGGCGGCGGTGGTGGGCCCGGGGTGAGCGGGTGGGTAGCGATTCCCCTCGGCGTGGCGGTCTGCTGCGGGGCGGGGGCGCTGTGCGGGGTTGTGAACGGGCTGGCCACCGTCGGCCTGCGGGTGCACCCGTTCATCATCACCCTGGGCGGGATGGCCGTGTACCGCGGCATCGCCTTCGTGCTCACGAAGGGGCAATCGATCAGCGAGTTCCCGATCTCGTACACCACCCACGGGTTCAAGGCGACGCTCTGGGGTGTAAACCCGGTTCCGATGCTGGTGATGGTCGTCGTCGCTCTCTGTGGTGCGGCGGTGCTCACGCGGACGACGTTCGGCCGCTGGACCTTCGCCATCGGCGGGAACGAGACCGCCGCGAAGTACGCCGGGGTCTCCGTCGGTGCGGTGAAGGTGGCGCTGTTCACGATCTGCGGGGCGCTGGCGGGGCTGAGCGCGGCGATGCTGTTGGGGTACTACGGCACCGCCGCATCGAACGCCGGCACGGGGTATGAACTGAGCGTGATCGCCGCCGCGGTGGTGGGGGGGGCGTCGCTCAGCGGGGGGCGCGGGTCGGCGATCGGGGCGATGCTCGGGGCGCTGGTGATCCAGCTCATCGACAACGGCATCGTCGTCCTGGGCATCGATTCCAACTACACGAATATTGTGATCGGGATGGCGATTGTCCTAGCCGTCGTCGTCGACCAGACCAAGCACCGGCTGTCGGGCGGGCGGTAG
- a CDS encoding type II secretion system protein → MSSTTQPDGPSRTTQDRGGFTLIELLVVIAIIALLVAILLPALAGARESSRRTVCLSNCRQMSLSMNYYANDQREWYPVKPVPATPGGLSAAQVAAWPYSNQQLHGGVAGMFSLRQLGDGAATDSTTQDPGWIAGFYLTTPPVSTPIMEGYLEGFGALVCPSDRLDIYWSPSVAPGSRAYTTGKPKQPRAPKSVEEVVSYNISYLYIAGFKLDDPALVGPAPLWGDEANCCDVGTRAWWGDAGDAIAAGVRPQTNMFSKEDNHGTDGGNYAFTDGHATMVRGSAAASFFTGGNTNPQNVNILDPFRSDRLQTHD, encoded by the coding sequence ATGTCAAGCACCACGCAGCCGGATGGCCCATCGCGCACGACTCAGGATCGAGGCGGGTTTACGCTGATTGAACTGCTCGTGGTGATCGCGATCATCGCGCTGCTGGTTGCCATTCTCCTTCCCGCGCTGGCTGGCGCCCGGGAGAGTTCGCGCCGCACGGTCTGCTTGAGTAACTGCCGGCAGATGTCGCTCTCGATGAACTACTACGCGAATGACCAGCGGGAGTGGTACCCGGTCAAGCCGGTGCCGGCGACGCCGGGCGGGCTCTCCGCGGCGCAGGTGGCGGCCTGGCCATACTCGAACCAGCAACTCCATGGCGGTGTCGCCGGCATGTTCAGCCTGCGGCAACTTGGTGACGGCGCTGCGACCGACTCGACCACTCAGGATCCGGGATGGATCGCAGGGTTCTACCTGACCACCCCGCCGGTATCAACACCCATCATGGAGGGGTACCTCGAGGGATTCGGAGCTCTTGTGTGTCCGTCGGACAGGCTGGACATCTATTGGAGTCCATCTGTGGCGCCGGGCTCCAGAGCGTACACGACCGGTAAGCCGAAACAGCCGCGAGCGCCCAAGTCGGTTGAGGAGGTGGTGAGTTACAACATCAGTTACCTCTACATCGCCGGGTTCAAACTGGATGACCCGGCCCTGGTCGGACCGGCGCCGCTGTGGGGTGATGAGGCCAACTGCTGCGACGTCGGCACAAGGGCGTGGTGGGGCGATGCTGGCGACGCGATCGCCGCGGGGGTCCGGCCCCAGACGAATATGTTCTCGAAGGAGGACAACCACGGCACTGACGGCGGTAACTACGCCTTTACCGATGGGCATGCGACAATGGTCCGAGGCAGCGCAGCGGCCTCGTTCTTTACCGGGGGAAACACGAATCCGCAGAACGTGAATATCCTCGATCCTTTTCGCAGCGACCGCTTACAGACGCACGACTAG
- a CDS encoding response regulator, whose protein sequence is MPDPTLAEAGSVLVVDDNAQNLELLQAYLEDLDLPVRTARDGVEAMQAIEGDQPDIILLDVMMPRMSGFQVCTKVKSNPATRDIPVVMVTALNEVGDVERAVESGADDFLTKPVNRLELLTRVRSLLRLRLLKKQLDRTQEQMRRARRPGVDE, encoded by the coding sequence ATGCCGGACCCGACCCTGGCCGAGGCCGGTTCGGTTTTGGTTGTGGACGACAACGCCCAGAATCTGGAGCTCCTCCAAGCCTACTTGGAGGACTTGGACCTTCCAGTTCGGACCGCCCGCGACGGTGTCGAGGCCATGCAGGCGATCGAGGGAGACCAGCCCGACATCATCCTGCTGGACGTCATGATGCCGCGCATGAGCGGCTTCCAGGTCTGCACGAAGGTCAAGTCCAACCCCGCCACCCGCGACATTCCCGTCGTGATGGTCACGGCACTCAACGAGGTCGGGGACGTGGAGCGGGCCGTTGAATCCGGCGCCGACGACTTCCTGACCAAGCCGGTCAATCGGCTCGAGTTGCTGACGCGGGTGCGGTCGCTCCTGAGGCTCCGGCTGCTCAAGAAGCAGTTGGACCGCACGCAGGAGCAGATGCGACGGGCTCGCCGGCCTGGCGTTGACGAATAG
- the dacB gene encoding D-alanyl-D-alanine carboxypeptidase/D-alanyl-D-alanine-endopeptidase, whose protein sequence is MTPVPNSAPGHSGELLSTDGGVMRQREITRRFVLVLAVLVAIAPLLTPAASAQVLNRQLRDALESAKLGSAKVGISIVETSDGKPLGALRDNAGPADLFIPASNMKLMTSGAAVLVLGADYEFRTRVYKSGDRLVIEGAGDPAFGDAELLGRSQMGVDDFINRLVKAVLDARTPSGEMLNATFSEVIADDRVFDREYVHPSWPADQRSEWYCAEVSGLVLNTNVLQIWASPGRDERDAPSLRWEPNGGGIEVENRARTVRRDDAGASIAFIRNPSTNRFVARGSIRRAFDEPVRVCMHESDGALASIIAERLTLAGRGTGGRPITGRLAHLDESLGEPGQVLVVVKTPMQTVLERCNGDSHNLYAECLLKKTGNAVSGQPGSWANGAAVLRMQLRELVGPTAAAQVQVADGSGLSRGNQITPEMMTSWLAALQRDRRAGDAFVNSIPLAGVEGNMVRRFKGKALKNEVRCKSGYINGVRTLSGYVTQPESGRRVAFSILVNEIPGNVSGARVKAFHEDVVLIIDSWLGSGTTPSNRTAMEREAVGG, encoded by the coding sequence ATGACTCCAGTGCCCAACAGCGCGCCGGGCCACAGCGGCGAGCTCCTGTCCACCGATGGAGGCGTGATGCGTCAGCGAGAGATCACCCGGCGGTTTGTGCTGGTTCTGGCGGTGCTCGTGGCGATTGCGCCGCTGCTGACCCCGGCGGCCTCGGCGCAGGTCCTCAATCGTCAGTTGCGCGACGCGCTGGAGAGCGCCAAGCTCGGCTCGGCCAAGGTCGGGATCAGTATCGTCGAGACCTCCGACGGGAAGCCGCTCGGAGCGCTCCGCGACAACGCCGGGCCGGCCGATCTGTTCATCCCCGCTTCGAACATGAAACTGATGACCTCCGGGGCCGCGGTGCTCGTGCTGGGCGCCGACTACGAGTTCCGTACTCGGGTGTACAAATCGGGCGACAGGCTCGTGATCGAGGGGGCGGGAGATCCGGCGTTCGGCGATGCCGAGCTGCTCGGCCGATCCCAGATGGGCGTGGACGACTTCATCAATCGGCTGGTCAAGGCCGTGCTTGATGCGAGAACACCGTCGGGCGAGATGCTGAACGCGACGTTCAGCGAGGTGATCGCGGACGACCGCGTCTTCGATCGTGAGTACGTCCACCCTTCGTGGCCCGCCGACCAGCGCTCCGAGTGGTACTGCGCCGAGGTGAGCGGCCTGGTGCTCAACACCAACGTGCTGCAGATCTGGGCCAGCCCCGGGCGTGACGAGCGGGATGCCCCGTCGCTGAGGTGGGAGCCCAACGGCGGCGGCATCGAGGTCGAGAACCGGGCCCGCACCGTCCGGCGCGACGACGCGGGCGCTTCGATCGCGTTCATCAGGAACCCATCCACGAACCGTTTCGTCGCGCGGGGGTCGATCCGCCGCGCGTTCGACGAGCCTGTGCGTGTCTGCATGCACGAGAGTGATGGCGCGCTGGCGAGCATCATCGCCGAGCGGCTCACGCTCGCGGGACGCGGAACCGGAGGACGGCCGATCACCGGGCGGCTCGCCCATCTCGACGAATCGCTGGGCGAACCCGGCCAGGTGCTCGTAGTCGTCAAGACGCCGATGCAGACGGTCCTCGAACGTTGCAACGGCGACTCGCACAACCTGTACGCCGAGTGCTTGCTGAAGAAGACCGGGAACGCGGTCTCCGGTCAGCCCGGTTCGTGGGCGAACGGCGCGGCCGTGCTGCGCATGCAACTCAGGGAGCTCGTCGGCCCAACCGCCGCGGCCCAGGTCCAGGTGGCGGACGGCTCGGGCCTCAGCCGCGGCAACCAGATCACCCCGGAGATGATGACCTCGTGGCTCGCCGCGTTGCAGCGAGACCGGCGTGCGGGCGATGCGTTCGTAAACTCGATCCCGCTGGCCGGCGTCGAGGGGAACATGGTCCGCCGGTTCAAGGGCAAGGCGCTCAAGAATGAGGTCCGCTGCAAGAGCGGGTACATCAACGGTGTGCGGACGCTCTCGGGGTATGTCACGCAGCCCGAGTCGGGCCGCCGGGTCGCCTTCAGCATCCTGGTCAACGAGATTCCCGGGAACGTGTCGGGGGCCCGGGTGAAGGCGTTCCACGAAGACGTCGTGCTGATCATTGATTCCTGGCTGGGCAGCGGAACGACGCCCTCGAATCGAACGGCGATGGAGAGGGAGGCGGTTGGGGGCTAA
- a CDS encoding UbiD family decarboxylase — MYETTRDFVGALAAAGELKRISARVSPILEIAEITDRVSKSPAAGPPSASTIQTDRRFHSLGGSALLFENVDGSEMPVLINQFGSYRRMEMALGCNEPGRGAPAGHTPGGLEALAERLGRIVKPEPPPTLLAKLQKIPELLELAKLPPRKVRSGICQEVVHTADGAGDGSKGGGVDLFRLPLLRCWPLDGDLASLGYPPGVNSGIPGVESGPEWDRTGRGRYITLGGVHTIHAEDVGNPAPASRNIGMYRVQLLGRETMAMHWHMHHDGARHWRSWKAKGEPMPVAIALGGESVLPYAATAPMPPGISELLLAGFLNRGSIPLVPCRTVPLEVPANSEIVIEGYVSHEAGPVGFDPRVRSADGATQALGPGAVFEGPFGDHTGFYSLPDRYPILRVTAITHRKDPIYPTTIVGLPPQEDYFMGKATERLFLPLLRTIVPDIIDYDLPMFGVFHSCAFIKIRKEYPLHARRVMHAIWGAGQMSWTKMIVVVDDDVDVHDQDAVLFHLAANVDPGRDIEIVNGPLDILDHAAPRLGAGHKIGFDATRKIVGEEAGGHAVRSWPPIIAMAESIKARVTQRWGEFGL, encoded by the coding sequence ATGTACGAGACTACACGGGACTTTGTCGGCGCGCTCGCCGCAGCGGGCGAACTGAAGCGGATCTCGGCACGGGTGTCGCCGATCCTGGAGATCGCCGAGATCACGGATCGGGTGAGCAAATCTCCAGCCGCGGGCCCGCCCTCGGCATCGACGATCCAGACCGATCGTCGGTTCCACTCCCTGGGTGGATCAGCCCTGCTGTTTGAAAACGTCGACGGCTCGGAAATGCCGGTGTTGATCAACCAGTTCGGCTCCTACCGCCGGATGGAGATGGCCCTGGGTTGCAACGAGCCGGGGCGCGGCGCTCCCGCCGGCCACACCCCTGGCGGCCTCGAGGCGCTCGCGGAACGGCTCGGCAGAATCGTCAAGCCCGAGCCGCCGCCCACCCTCCTCGCCAAGCTCCAGAAGATCCCGGAACTGCTCGAACTCGCCAAGTTGCCGCCGCGGAAGGTCCGGTCGGGAATCTGCCAGGAAGTCGTTCACACGGCCGACGGAGCCGGCGACGGCTCGAAGGGTGGGGGGGTCGACCTGTTCCGCCTTCCGCTGCTGAGGTGCTGGCCGCTCGATGGGGATCTGGCCTCCCTTGGGTACCCGCCGGGCGTCAACAGCGGTATCCCCGGCGTCGAGTCCGGCCCAGAATGGGACCGCACCGGTCGAGGCCGCTACATCACGCTCGGTGGAGTCCACACCATCCACGCCGAGGATGTCGGCAATCCCGCTCCGGCCAGCCGCAACATCGGCATGTACCGTGTCCAGTTGCTCGGCCGCGAGACGATGGCGATGCACTGGCACATGCACCACGATGGGGCGCGGCACTGGCGATCGTGGAAGGCCAAGGGCGAGCCGATGCCCGTGGCCATCGCCCTCGGCGGCGAGTCGGTTCTTCCTTACGCGGCGACAGCACCGATGCCGCCGGGCATCAGCGAGTTGCTACTGGCGGGCTTCCTCAACCGCGGGTCCATTCCTCTGGTTCCGTGCCGGACGGTTCCGCTGGAGGTCCCGGCCAACAGCGAGATCGTCATCGAGGGGTATGTGTCGCATGAGGCGGGACCGGTTGGCTTCGATCCCCGGGTGCGGAGCGCCGACGGCGCGACGCAGGCCCTGGGTCCTGGCGCCGTCTTCGAGGGCCCCTTTGGCGACCACACCGGCTTCTACTCCCTGCCGGACCGGTACCCGATCCTCCGCGTGACCGCGATCACGCACCGCAAAGACCCCATCTATCCGACGACAATCGTCGGCCTGCCGCCGCAGGAAGACTACTTCATGGGGAAGGCTACCGAGCGACTCTTCCTGCCGCTGCTCAGGACGATCGTCCCGGACATCATCGACTACGACCTGCCGATGTTCGGCGTCTTCCACTCGTGCGCGTTCATCAAGATCCGCAAGGAATACCCGCTGCACGCCCGGCGCGTGATGCACGCGATCTGGGGCGCCGGCCAGATGTCGTGGACAAAGATGATCGTCGTCGTCGACGACGATGTGGACGTGCATGATCAGGACGCGGTCCTGTTTCACCTTGCCGCAAACGTGGACCCGGGGCGGGATATCGAGATTGTCAACGGCCCGTTGGACATTCTGGATCACGCCGCCCCGCGACTTGGCGCGGGGCACAAGATCGGGTTCGATGCGACGCGCAAGATCGTCGGCGAGGAGGCGGGAGGCCACGCCGTTCGCTCGTGGCCGCCGATTATCGCCATGGCCGAGTCGATCAAGGCGCGGGTGACCCAGCGGTGGGGGGAGTTCGGGTTGTAA
- a CDS encoding class I SAM-dependent methyltransferase — protein MRNSGSEQHDPAAAAPTGPDWPAYFDAVAGLGPRETLLQALDRFDREGRGGLVGVDLGAGSGRDTIEMLRRGWMVTAVDSCEDGLRRLREGVPPEFLGRLWTVAERYETAAWPAADLINASFSIPHCEEGAFPGLWRRIVESLRPSGRFCGQLFGVRDGLAVGTTESTEPIGPSGWRGGRQFHTREQVEALLEGFDAEFLDEVERPGKNAFGEPKDWHVFHIVARKR, from the coding sequence ATGCGAAACTCCGGCAGCGAACAGCATGATCCCGCCGCGGCGGCGCCGACCGGCCCGGACTGGCCGGCGTACTTCGATGCCGTCGCAGGGCTCGGTCCGCGCGAGACACTTCTCCAGGCGCTCGACCGGTTCGACCGGGAGGGACGCGGCGGGCTGGTCGGCGTGGATCTCGGCGCGGGGTCCGGACGGGACACCATCGAGATGCTCCGCCGCGGATGGATGGTGACCGCGGTTGATTCCTGCGAGGACGGGCTGCGCCGGCTCCGGGAGGGCGTTCCGCCCGAGTTCCTGGGCCGCCTGTGGACAGTCGCGGAAAGGTACGAGACCGCGGCCTGGCCCGCGGCCGACCTCATAAACGCTTCGTTCTCGATCCCCCACTGCGAAGAGGGCGCGTTCCCCGGGCTCTGGCGGCGGATCGTCGAGTCCCTCCGCCCGAGCGGGCGGTTCTGCGGGCAGCTCTTTGGAGTCCGCGACGGGCTGGCCGTGGGTACAACGGAGTCAACCGAGCCGATCGGCCCGTCGGGGTGGCGGGGAGGACGGCAGTTCCACACGCGGGAGCAGGTGGAGGCCTTGCTGGAGGGATTCGACGCAGAGTTTCTTGACGAAGTTGAGCGGCCGGGAAAGAACGCGTTTGGAGAACCCAAGGATTGGCATGTGTTCCATATCGTTGCGAGGAAGCGATAG
- a CDS encoding ATP-binding cassette domain-containing protein: protein MPTATTPADRGSPRADFAIDLTHVAKTYRGNVQALRGISMRVNRGEIFGLLGPNGAGKSTLVKILMTVISPSRCEGTMLSQRVGTKAALRRVGYLPEHHRFPDYLTGRQVLDHFGAMSDVPRRVRRQRTNELLPLVGLEAWQDKRVKGYSKGMRQRLGVAQSLINDPDLVLLDEPTDGVDPVGRRDIRAVLQELKRRGKTVFLNSHLLSELEMVSDRVAIMVRGVVTAQGTIDELTAYGRRYEIELAAGSDKPLDAATRIRQMLQAPGVVRGLELTGSLDDLATPDTAAGARSAGPVMRGRLASGESVEVEGPLIRLGTDDAERVQPVIDALRSSGATVRAVRPVRPSLEDLFMRAVTDPTTGAVLSPGAEMDRANGKGGRR from the coding sequence ATGCCGACCGCCACAACACCAGCCGATCGCGGGTCTCCACGGGCCGATTTCGCCATCGACCTCACCCATGTCGCGAAGACATACCGGGGAAACGTGCAGGCGCTTCGCGGGATCTCGATGCGCGTCAACCGTGGCGAGATCTTCGGACTCCTCGGCCCCAATGGCGCGGGGAAGAGCACACTGGTGAAAATCCTGATGACCGTGATCAGCCCGTCGCGGTGCGAGGGGACGATGCTCTCCCAGCGGGTCGGCACGAAGGCGGCTCTGCGAAGGGTGGGCTACCTGCCCGAACATCATCGCTTTCCCGACTACCTGACCGGCCGACAAGTCCTGGATCACTTTGGCGCGATGTCGGACGTTCCGCGCCGGGTCCGGCGTCAGCGGACGAACGAACTGCTTCCGCTGGTTGGCCTCGAGGCGTGGCAGGACAAGCGCGTCAAGGGGTACTCAAAGGGCATGCGACAGCGGCTTGGTGTTGCGCAGTCGCTCATCAACGATCCCGATCTGGTGCTCCTCGATGAGCCCACGGACGGCGTCGACCCGGTGGGCCGGCGGGACATCCGCGCGGTGCTCCAGGAACTCAAGCGCCGCGGCAAGACGGTCTTCCTGAACTCGCATTTACTGAGCGAGCTCGAGATGGTCAGCGATCGCGTCGCCATCATGGTGCGGGGGGTTGTGACGGCGCAGGGCACCATCGATGAACTGACCGCCTACGGCCGCCGGTACGAGATCGAACTGGCCGCAGGAAGCGACAAACCACTGGATGCCGCGACACGCATCCGCCAGATGCTCCAGGCTCCCGGGGTTGTTCGCGGCCTTGAACTCACGGGCTCGCTCGATGACCTCGCGACACCGGACACTGCTGCGGGAGCGAGGTCTGCAGGCCCGGTGATGCGAGGCCGGCTTGCATCCGGCGAGAGCGTTGAGGTCGAGGGCCCCCTGATCCGACTCGGCACGGACGATGCGGAGCGCGTGCAGCCGGTCATCGACGCCCTTCGGTCGAGCGGCGCGACTGTTCGGGCGGTCCGCCCGGTCCGACCGTCTCTCGAGGACCTCTTCATGCGGGCGGTCACCGACCCGACGACAGGAGCCGTGCTGAGCCCGGGCGCTGAGATGGACCGGGCCAACGGCAAGGGAGGACGTCGATGA